The genomic interval GTGTCACATTTGCCGGGGCTGTCTCGTCTAGTTGGTGAAGACCGACGAAAGGACATCGAATGCCTCGCCTGAACCTGCCCGAACTCGCGCCCGAGGTCTATAAAGGCTGGTACGACGCCGAGATGGCGATCCGCCGCGGGCCGCTCGACGCGACGGTCCGGGAGCTGGTCAAGATCCGGGTCTCCCAGATCAACGGCTGCCTGTTCTGCATCGACATGCATACCACCGACGCCCGGCTGCACGGCGAAACCGAGCAGCGTATCTACTACCTGAACGCCTGGCGGGAGTCGGTGAAGTTCACCGATGCGGAGAAGGCCGCGCTCGCGTACGCCGAGGAGGTGACCACACTGGGTCCGCACGGCGTGACCGATGCGGTTTGGGCCGAGGTCGAGAAGCATTTCGAGGAAGGCGCCCGCGCGGGTCTGGTGGCGGTGACGGCCATGATCAACCTGTGGAACCGGATCGGCGTACCGCTGCGAATGGAGCCGGCCGCGCCGTGAGCAGGGCACTCAATCGGTCGGCGGCAGGATCGGGCGGCTGAACAGTTCCTCGATCGGCTGCGGGCCGGTGTAGCGCCGGCAGCCGCACTGGATCCACTCGTACAGACCGCCCATATTGCGGCGGCGAATCTCACTGTGGCACAGACCTTTTTCCGGGTCGTGCATCGACAGGTCGTGGCCGCAGCCGCAGCGGGCGACCACCGCGGTGGCGCGGGCGGGGCGGCGGGCGTATCGGCCCACGACCCAGCCGGCTCCGAGGAGCCCGGCTCCGACGGCGAGACTGAGGGGATCGAACATGCTTCCAGGGTAGGCCACCGCCGACTTGTCAGTGGTCTGAGCCAGGATGGAGGGTATGACGGAACTATCGCTGCGGGAACTGAACCGGACGCTGCTGGTGCGCCAGATGCTGGCCGAGCGGGTCGAGCTCACGCCGCTGGAGCTGGTCCGGCATCTGGTGGCGGTACAGGGCCAGGAACCGAACTGGCCCTACGTCGGATTGTGGACGCGGCTGGTCGATTTCACCCACGCCGAGCTCGAAGCTCTGCTGCACGACCGGAAATTGGTGCGCTCCACCATGATTCGCCGCACTGTGCACCTCGCCGCCGCCGAGGATTTCGCCTGGCTGCGGCCCACGATGCAGCCCTGGATCGACGCGATGCTGAAAGCGGCCTATTACCGCGAGGAGATCGAGGGCGTCGACCTGGAGCGCTTGGCCGCCACCGGCCGCGCGCTGTTGTCCGGTAAGGCATTGTCCCGCAGTGATTTCGGCAAACTCCTCGCCGAGCACTTCCCGGACCGCCATGTTCGCCGCCTCGCCGAATCCGTCGAAGTCATGGTCCCGCTCGCACACAGCCCCGAAACCGGCGCCTGGGGGCGCTGGCGCAACCGTTACGTCACCGTCGGCCTCGCCGACGAGTGGATCGGCACGCCCCTCGCCGCCGCCGACCCGCAGCAGCTGATCCGCCGCTATCTCGCCGCCTTCGGCCCGGCCACCGTAGCCGACATGCAGGCATGGTCCGGCACCACCAAGCTCGCCGAGGTGATCGACGATATGCGTTCGGAGCTGGCGGTTTTCACCGACGACCAGCACAAGGTCCTCTTCGATCTGCCCGACGCTCCGCTGGCCGATCCCGACCTGGAGGTCCCGGTCCGCTTCCTGCCCGCCTTCGACAACGCCGTCCTCGGTCACAAAGACCGCCGCCGCATCATCGCCGAGGAAGATCGCCTGCGCATCGCCAAGGAGGCCTCCGCCGGTGTCCCCATGTACCTGGTAGACGGCTTCGTCCACGGCCGCTGGGCACTCGACGACGCCACCATCCGCATCACGCCCTGGTATCCGCTGTCCAGCGCCGACGAGGCCGCCGTACGCGCCGAGGCCGAAGCGCTGCTGCCGTTCATCGCGCCGGGCGCGGAGGGGAAGGTCGTCATCGAGGGGTAGGCGGCGCCGGCTCACGCTGTCGTGGCGGGTGCCTTGACGCGGCTGCGCAGGACGACTTCGCCCTGCTGGATGCGCACGGTGGTACCGGAGGGGTCGCGGAATGCGGAATCCCTTGGCCCCCAAGGGCGATCGACGGGTTCCTGGAGGACTTCGGCACCGGCGGCTCTGACACGTTCGAAGGTGGCGTCGAGGTCGTCGGTGGTGAAGACGAGCATGGGGAGGATGCCCTTGGTTAGCAGGGTCTGGAGGGCGTCGCCGTCTTCCTGGGTGCGGCCGGCGTGCGGTCGGGAGAGGACGTACTCGAGGCCGGGCTGGGCCGGGCTGCTGAGGGTGACCCAGCGTTTGTCGCCGGAGCCGAGGTCGTTGACGAGTTCCAGGCCGAGGGCGTCGCGGTAGAAGGCCAGGGATTCGTCGATATCGGTGACGGTCACCTGGAGGTACTGCAGGGCCGGGGCGGTGGGGCGGGGCGGCTGGAACGGTGTGTTGCACATGAGAATTACGGTAGGTGTGCGCAGGGTGCCGGGGCTTCTCGATTCCTGATCACTGATGTGCTTGGCTGACCTGATGCGGAAACGGACCTGGCTGACAGTTGGCGGTGTCGTGCTGACGCTGTTGTGGGGTGAGTGGGAGAACTGGCGGGCCTCCCGCCGGGAAGTAGGGTCCGCGCAGGGCGGCTCCGAGGCCGTCGTGGTGCTCGGGTACCGCAACGCGGGGGCGCGCGCCAACGCGATGAACAAGTGGCGGGTGCGTGCTGGTCTGAGGTCGATCGACTCCGAGGCGGACGAGAGTCGGCTCGTGCTGTGCGGCGGCGCGTGCGGGGGCCCGCGCAGCGAAGCGGCGCTGATGGCCGAGTACGCCAGAGACAGGTGTGGGTATCGCGGAACGCTCGTGCTCGAGGAGCAGAGCCGGAGTACTTGGGAGAACATCGCTTTCGCGATTCCGCTGCTCGACGACGTGGACCGTATCAAGATCGTTTCGCTGCCCCTGCACGCGGAGAAGGCCCGGCGTTATCTCGCTCGTCAACGTCCCGACCTGGCGTCGCGTCTGGTCCCCGGCGCGGAGTACCGGTTCGGTGAGTGGATGCCGCTGAAACCGGTGCTCGCGCTCTACGGTTTGCGAAAGGACGCGCAGGGTCGCTAACGCGGCGTCGACCGGGTGATTTGTGGTGGGCGGTGAGCGGGGAACACCGGTGGGAGTGTCGTGGGTGTAGCGGTGTACTGACCGCCGGTGGGGGTTGTCGGAATCAGCGGTGTGGGGGTCGCTGGTGGGGGTCGTGGGGGTCAGCGGTGCGGGGGTCCCCGGCGCGGTTGTCGGAATCAGCGGTGCGGGGGTCCCCGGCGCGGGTGTCGTTGTGGGGGTCAGCGGCGGAGCGCCCCCCGGCGGAGGTGTCGCCGTGGAGGTGAACGGTTCAGTGATCACCGGGTAGGTGAAGGGTCGCTGCTGGTTGAGGGGGACTTCTTCGAGGGTGGATTCGAAAGCCAGTACCCCGCCGAGCATTAGAGTTGCGGTTGTCACCGCGCCGAGCGCGAAACGCAGGACCGAATTGCTGTGCCATCGGGTGGGACCATCGGATTGCCTGTCGTGCCGCATAACAACTCCCACCTGTACCCCTCACGAAATCGATCGGGGTAGGCGGCGCGAAGGTTACGGGCCATTAAGCTCGGCGCATGAATTCGGTGTCGATGGCCGGTACGGATTGCACTGCCTGTGCGGCATTCTCGCCGCGGTCGGCTGAGAAAGGCTGTCCCGCTGGGTCGGACGGCCTTGCGCACGGTGCGGGTGGCGAGCACACGTGAGCGGCGGCGGAGTGACGATCGGCCAGGCCGCCGCGTTCGTCGGCGTCACGATCAAGACCGTGCGGCACTACCACAAGCAGGGTTTGGTCGCTGAACCCGAACGCGACAGCTCCGGCTATCGCCGATACGGTTCGGCTGACCTATTGCGCCTGGTCCAGGTCCGCACGCTGGCCGCCGCGGGGGTGCCGCTGGCCGAGATCGGCCCGTTGCTCGACGCCGACGCGGACCAGTTCGCCGCCGCCCTCGCCGACGTCGAACGGGAACTCACCGCCCGGATCGCGGAATTGTCCGCCCGCCGCGACACGCTGCACCGGCTCGCCGACGGCAACCGCACGCTCCTGCCTGACCGCGCGGTCGCGCTGCTGGAGCGGATGCCCGGCCTGGGCTTTCCGCCGGCGGAGGTGGAGACCGCCCGGGAAGGCTGGGTGCTGGCCAAGGCGCTGGCGCCGGAAGGTTTCGACGAGTACCTCACCCACCTCGAGCGCGCCCTCGACGACCCCCGGTTCGTCGCCATCAGCCTGCGCGGTTCGGAGGTGACGAGCTGGGCGCCGGATGATCCCCGCATCGAGGAACTCGCCACCGACATGGTCGAGCACTATCTCGCCAACCCCGAACAGCTGAAGATCCTGACCGGGATGCAGGCGCGCACCGAGGCCGCGACGCGCTACCGGATCATCGCCCACCACGGCGAAACACAGGAGTCGGCGGCGGCGCAGGTGGCGGCGCTGATCGAGGCCAAGTTGCGTGCCGCGGGCATCTACATCCCGAGACCGGATCCGCACTGACCGATCACCCCCGGATGGGGTACCGCTGGTCCAGATCCAGGTTCAGCCGCAACACGTTGACGCGCTGTTCACCGAGGAATCCGAGGGCGCGGCCCTTGGTATGCGCCGCGACCACCTCCCGCACTTGCTCGACGGTGGCCCCGCGCACGTCGGCGACTCGCGCCACCTGGATAGCCGCGTACTCGGGGGAGATGTCCGGGTCCAGTCCGCTGCCGCTCGCGGTCACGGCGTCGGCGGGGACAGCGGGCTCGGCGGAGGCATTTCCCCGAATCGGCACAATCAGCCCGGCGGCGTAGTCCTCGCCCGGCTGCGCGCATTCGACAGTGACGCCGCGATAGGAACCGAGGAAAGGCGTTGCGGGACAGAGCTGATTGACGCTGACCACGCGGGTCGGGTGCGCGACATCGCCGTCCGTGCCCCGCGTTCCGAGCACGGACAGCACCGCTCCGACTCCATCCTCGGTGCAGAATGGCCGGGATCCATCGACGCGCTCCCGGTCGCCTATCGCCCTGCTTCGCGCGCACACCTGCGTCAAAAGGCTTGCGCGCGCGTCGGTGTCGACGATGTCCTCCGGTCCGAGGTTGCTCGCCGCACTCGACATCGGGTCGTATCCGTCGCCCGCCGCCGACGGCCTGCTCTGGAAGTACGGCAGCGCGTTGCCCTCGGCATCGGTGAAGGACTGACCGATCAGACTGGAGCCCACCACCTTTCCGCCGGCCCGCTGCAGCGAGCCCTCGGCTCCGTCGCGCAGCCCTGGAAGCTGCGCGGCGGCGTAAACCGCCAGGGGATAAACGATTCCGGTGCACACGGTCAGGATCAGGAGCGCGCGTAACGCGGCGAGGTGTTGCCGGATCCAGGTCGACAGTCGCATATCAGGCCATCCCAGGGAGGTGTTGGACGATGAGGTCGATGAGTTTGATGCCGAGGAAGGGCGCGATGATGCCGCCGAGCCCGTAGACCAACAGGTTGCGGCTCAACAGCTTCGAGGCATGGGACGGCTGGTAGCGCACGCCGCGCAGCGCCAGCGGAATCAGCGCGATGATCACCAGGGCGTTGAACACGACCGCGGACAGGATCGCCGTCTGCGGGCTGTGCAGCCGCATGATGTTGAGCAGGTCCAAGCCGGGGAACAGCGCCACGAACAGCGCGGGAATGATCGCGAAGTACTTGGCGATGTCGTTGGCGATGGAGAACGTGGTGAGCGCGCCGCGGGTGATGAGCAGCTGTTTGCCGATTTCCACGATCTCGATCAGCTTGGTCGGATCCGAATCCAGATCCACCATGTTGCCCGCCTCTTTGGCGGCCGAGGTGCCGGTGTTCATGGCGACGCCGACGTCGGCCTGGGCGAGGGCGGGCGCGTCGTTGGTGCCGTCACCGGTCATGGCGACCAGGCGTCCGCCGTCCTGTTCGGACTTGATCAGCGCCAGCTTGTCCTCGGGGGTGGCTTCGGCGAGAAAGTCGTCGACACCGGCCTCCTCGGCGATCGCCTTGGCGGTCAACGGGTTGTCCCCGGTGATCATCACGGTGCGAATCCCCATGCGGCGCATTTCGTCGAAACGCTCGCGCATGCCTTGTTTGACGACATCCTTCAGGTGGATCACGCCGAGCACGCGCGCGGAGCCGTTCGCGGTTTCGCCGACGACCAGGGGGGTGCCGCCGGACGCGGAGATCCCGTCCACCAGGGCTCCGAGTTCGGTTGGGACGGAGCCGCCTTGGGCGCGCACCCACTCGGTGACCGCACTCGCCGCGCCCTTGCGCAGCTGACGGTGGTCGATGTCCACACCCGACATCCGGGTCTGGGCGGTGAATTCCACCCAGTGCGCGTGGGTCAGCTCGCCGGGGGAGCGCTCCCGCAGGCCGTGGGCTTGCTTGGCGTAGACGACGATGGACCGGCCCTCCGGCGTCTCGTCGGCGAGGCTGGAAAGCTGTGCGGCATCGGCCAATTCGGCCGCTGTCACCCCGGGCACCGCAGCGAAGCCGGAGGCCTGGCGGTTGCCGAGGGTGATGGTGCCGGTCTTGTCCAGCAACAACGTGTTCACGTCACCGGCGGCTTCGACCGCGCGACCCGACATGGCCAGCACATTGCGCTGCACCAGCCGGTCCATGCCCGCGATGCCGATCGCGGACAACAGCGCGCCGATGGTGGTGGGGATCAGGCAGACCAGCAGGGAGACCAGCACGATGCCGGTGATGCCATGACCGTCCAGGGCGGCGGTGTCGGCGACGCCGGGACTGTTCTGCTTGGCGTAGATCGCCAGCGGTTGCAGGGTCACCACCGCGAAGACGAAGATCAGCGTCAGTGCGGCGAGCAGGATGTTCAGCGCGATCTCGTTCGGCGTCTTCTGCCGTGACGCGCCCTCGACCAGAGCGATCATCTTGTCGATGAAGCTGGCCCCGGGCTCCTGGGTGATCTTGACGACGATCCGGTCCGACAGCACCGTGGTGCCGCCGGTGACCGCGGACCGGTCACCGCCGGATTCCCGGATGACGGGCGCGGATTCGCCGGTGATGGCCGATTCGTCCACCGACGCGATGCCTTCGACCACGTCACCGTCACCGGGAATGACCCCGCCCGCCTCGACCACCACGTAGTCACCGCGCCGTAATTCGGGGGCCGCCACGGTTTCCTCCGGCCCGGCGGCGCCGGGCGCCCAGTGCACCAGGCGGCGCGCGACGGTGTCGGTCTTGGCCTTGCGCAACGAGTCGGCCTGCGCCTTACCCCTGCCCTCGGCCACCGCTTCGGCGAGATTGGCGAAAACGACGGTGAGCCAAAGCCATACGACGATGGCCCAGGCGAAGAAGGACGGTGTCGCGATCGCCAGCACGGTGGCCCAGAGCGCGCCGAGTTCGACGACGAGCAGCACCGGATTGCGCCACAGCGTGCGCGGGTCCAGCTTGCGGATCGCGCCGGGCAGCGACTTGCGCATCATCTCGGGGTCGAGCAGCCCGCTGCGCACGTTCCGCGGTCGCCGCACGGCAACGACAGTGTCGAGTTCTGCTACTGCGGTACTTGGCATTTCAGTGGATTCCCTCGGCGAGCGGCCCGAGCGCGAGCGCGGGCAGGAAGGTGAGCGCGACCAGGATGAACGTGACTCCGACGACCAGGCCGACGAACTGTGGCCGGTGGGTGGGCAGCGTGCCGATCGACGCGGGGGTATGACCTTGCCGGGCAAGCGAACCGGCCAGGGCGAGCACGAACAGGACGGGCAGGAACCGGCCGAACGCCATGGCCAGCCCGAGCGCGGTGTTGTACCAGTCGGTGTTGCCGGACAGACCCGCGAACGCCGAACCGTTGTTGTTCGCGGCGGAGGTGAAGGCGTACAGCACTTCCGAGAGTCCGTGCGGCCCGGAGTTCAGCATCGCCGCCCGCTGACCGGGCATGGCCATCGCGATAGCCGTGCCCACCAGCACGATCAGCGGGCTGATCAGGAAATAGGAAGCCGCGAGCTTGATTTCGCGCGGCGTGATCTTCTTGCCCAGGAATTCCGGCGTCCGGCCGACCATGAGCCCGGCGAGGAAGACTGTGATCACCGCCAGGATCAGCATGCCGTAGAGCCCCGAACCCACACCGCCGGGCGCGATTTCGCCGAGTTGCATGTTGAACATCGTCATCATGCCGCCGAGGCTGGTGTAGGAGTCGTGGAAGGAGTTCACCGCACCCGTCGAGGTGAGCGTGGTCGCGGAAGCGAAAGCGGCCGAATTCGCTACGCCGAAACGCTGTTCCACGCCTTCCATGGACGCGCCGATCGCGGTCGGCACCGTGCCGTGGTGCTGCGATTGGAAGACGCTCAGCAGCGTCACACTCAGCAACGCGAGCGTGCCCATCACCGCCACGATGGCGTAACCCTGCTTGGGACTACCCACCATGCGCCCGAAGGTGCGTGGCAGCGAGAAGCTGATCACCAGCAGCAGGAAGATCTCCAGCCAGTTGGTCCAGGTGTTCGGGTTCTCGAACGGGTGCGCGGAGTTGGTGTTGTAGAAACCGCCGCCGTTGGTACCGAGTTCCTTGATCACCTCCTGGCTGGCCACCGGCCCACCGGGGATGGTTTGCGTTGCGCCACCGAGGGTTTGGGCTACCTGGTCGTGTAACTGGAAGTTCTGCACGACACCGCCCGCGACCAGCACGAGCGCCGAGACGAACGCGATCGGCAGCAGGATGCGGAGCGTGCCGCGCACCAGATCGACCCAGAAGTTGCCCAGGTCTCCGGTGCGGTGACGGGCGAATCCGCGCACCAGTGCCATCGCTACCGACATGCCGACCGCCGCGGACACGAAATTCTGTACCGCCAGCCCCGCCATCTGCACCAGGTGCCCCAGGGTGGACTCGCCCGCGTAGTTCTGCCAGTTGGTGTTCGTCACGAAACTGACCGCGGTGTTCCAGGCCAGCGCGGCGGTCATCGGCGTGCCGGGATCGTCCAGATGCCAGGGTAGGTGGCCCTGCAACAGCAGGAAGAAGTACAGGAAGAAGACGCTGATCGCGGAGAAGGCCAGCACGCTGCGCGCGTACACCGGCCAGGTCTGCTCGACTTCGGGTTGCACACCGATCATCCGAAAGATGACCCGTTCGAACCGAGAGTGCTTGTCGCCGTTGTACACCCGGTACATGTAGTCGCCGAGCGGCCTGTGTACCAGGGCCAGCGCGAGAACCAGGGACGCGAGGAAGACGATCCCGGCGGTAGTCGTGTTCACCTAGAACCTTTCCGGGAAGAGCAGCGCCGCGACCATGTAGAGCGCGACGCCGATGGCCAGGATCAGGCCGATCAGATTCGCGATCACAGCCGCTCCACCCCGCGCTGGATCAGGCCGAGCAAGGCGAAAACCGCCACGGTGAGCACCGTGAACACCACGACAGACATGAATTCCACAACCTCCATCCGCGTTCCGGACGAGAACGCGCCAGGGCGAGTCAAGTCGCTGTTCGAGGCTCGGCCGACGTTCCTTACGGCTCCTTAGCGTCGTGAACGCGCGCATTGACGGTTCGTTTACGCCCGGCTGTGGATTGCTGGAAAGGTGCCGTCAAATTGCGCTCCGGAAGCGTCAACACACCGTAAAGATCCCGCTCGAGGAGCAGGACGCCGGTAGAACTCGAGTACCGGCCGAAGACAATCCCAGGAGCCGGAGCATCAGGGTGGAGAGGATCGGCCATGTCAAGTGTCGCCATCGCGCTCATCGGCGGCTTCCTGTGTTGCGCGCTGCTCATTCGCGCGCTGGGCGCCCGGTCCGCCCCAGTGGATCGCTCGGCATTTGCTGTACCGCCGGCGCGGTTCGCGCGGCGGCGTTCGAGCGTGGGTGCACGGCGCGCGATGATGGATCAGTGAAACGCGGCCAACTTCGCATCTACCTCGGCGCGGCCCCCGGTGTCGGCAAGACCTTCGCCATGCTCGGCGAGGCCCATCGCCGCCTCGAGCGCGGAGCCGACGTGGTGGCGGCGATCGTGGAGACGCACGGGCGGTGCAAGACAGCCGCGCTGCTCGAGGGGCTCGAGCGGATTCCGCCGAAACTGGTGACCTATCGCGGTACCGAACTGCCCGAACTCGATGTCGAGGCGGTCCTGGCGCGCCGGCCCGGCGTGGTCCTGGTCGATGAGCTGGCGCATACCAACGCGCCGGGCAGCGCCCACGACAAGCGCTGGCAGGACGTCGAGGATCTGCTCGCCGCGGGCATCGACGTGATCTCCACCGTCAATGTGCAGCATTTGGAAAGCCTCAACGACGTGGTCGAACAGATCACCGGTATCCAGCAGCGCGAGACCGTGCCGGATTCGGTGGTGCGCGGCGCGGACCAGGTGGAACTGGTCGACATCACCCCGGAAGCCTTGCGGCGCAGACTTTCGCACGGGAACGTGTACCGGGCCGACAAGATCGACGCGGCGCTGCGCAACTATTTCCGGCCCGGCAACCTCACCGCGCTGCGGGAACTGGCACTGCTGTGGCTGGCCGATCAGGTCGACGCGGCGCTCGCGAAATACCGGGCCGACCACAAGATCACCGAGCTCTGGGAGGCGCGCGAACGGGTGGTCGTCGCGGTCACCGGCGGTGTGGAATCGGAGACGGTGGTACGCCGCGCCGGTCGGATCGCCACCAAGTCCAGTGCCGATCTCGTGCTCGTGCATGTGGTGCGCGGCGACGGCTTGGCCGGAGTGTCGACCGAACGGCTGAACCGGCTGCGCGAGCTCGCCCGGAGCTTGAACGCCAGTCTGCACACCGTCACCGGCACCGATGTGCCGACCGCACTGCTGGAATTCGCGCGCGAGGTGAACGCCACCCAGCTGGTGCTCGGGACCTCCCGGCGCTCCCGCTGGGCCCGGATCTTCGACGAGGGCATCGGCTCCGCGGTGGTCCAGCGGTCCGGCAAGATCGACGTGCACATGGTCACCCACGAGCAGGCGAATTCCGGCGTCCGACGGTCTTCGCTGCGGCCGCGGCTGCCGGTGCTCGCGTGGGCCGGGGCGCTGCTGATACCCGGGTCGGTCTGTGCTCTCGGTCTGACACTGCTCGATCGGCACCTGGAACTCGGCGGTATCAGCGCCCTGTTCTTCGTCGGTGTGCTCGCGGTCGCGCTGCTCGGTGGCGTGGTGCCCGCGGTGTTGTCGGCGCTGCTGTCCGGTCTGCTGCTGAACTGGTTCTTCACGACACCGCGGTACAGCCTGGCCATCTCCGAACCGGACAACTTCGTCACGGTGGTCGTACTGCTGATGGTGGCGGTCGCGGTCGCCGCCCTGGTGGATCTGGGCGCGAAGCGAACGTTGCAGGCGCGCAAGGCTTCCCGGCAGGCGGAACTGCTCACCATGTTCGCCGGCGCGGTGCTGCACGGTGCGGATCTGCCGAAGCTGCTGGAACAGGTCCGGGAAAGCTTCGGCCAGCGTGCGGTGAGTCTGCGCGACGGCGACCAGGTACTGGCCCGGGTCGGGGAGCAGCCGCCGCTCGAGGTCGCCGACGCGGATACCGCGATCGAGGCCGGGGATGGCTCCAGCCTGTTGTTGCTGTCCGGCCGTTCGATCGAATCCGGCGACCGGCCGGTGCTCAACGCGGTGGCCAATCAGGCCGCGGGGCTGGTGCGCCAGTCGCGGCTGGCCGAGGAAGCGGGCGCGGCGGCGGCACTGTTGGCGGCCGATCGGCTGCGGCGCGCGTTGCTCTCCGCCGTCAGCCACGACCTGCGCACGCCGCTGGCCGGGGCCAAAGCCGCGGTGTCGAGTCTGCGCAGCGACGACATCGAGTTCTCCACCGAGGACACCGCCGAATTGCTGGAGACCATCGAGGAATCCGTGGACCAGTTGACCGCGCTGGTCGGCAATCTGCTCGATTCCTCCCGGCTGGCGGTCGGGGTGGTGACGCCGCGGCTGCGCCAGGTGTACCTGGACGAGGTGGTGCACCGGGCCCTGGTGAGCGTCGGGATGGGCGCGCGTGGTCTGCGCCGCGCCGCGATGGACCGGGTGCGGGTAGAGGTCGGGGAAGTGGCGGTCCGCGCCGACGCGGGTCTGCTGGAACGTGTGCTGGCCAACCTGATCGATAACGCCGTGCGGCACGCCCCGCGCGACTCTTCGGTCCGGGTGACCGCGGAAGTCACCGGCGACCGGGTGTCGATCGCCGTCGTCGACACCGGACCGGGTATCGCGCCGGGTAGTGAGGAGCAGCTGTTCGAACCGTTCCAGCGGCTCGGCGATCGCGACAACACCACCGGCGTCGGCCTCGGTTTGGCGGTGGTCCGCGGTTTCGTCGAGGCGATGGGCGGGACCGTGCACGCCGAACCGACGCCGGGCGGCGGCCTGACCATGCTGGTGGACCTGGCCGCGGACGAGCGCGCCGCGGCGGGCGGTACCGGTGCGGCGGTGGGTTTTCGCGAAGACGCGGTCCGCGCGGCGCTGACCCCGCTGCGGACCGGTGAGACCGGCCCGATTCCGGTGCCCGGCCCCGACGATCGTGCGACCGGCAACCGGCAGTGACCACGGAGGCACAGGAATTCACCATGACAGACAAGATGCCGGCGACCAAGGTGCTCGTCGTCGACGACGAACCGCAGATCGTCCGTGCGCTGCGGATCAACCTGTCGGTGCGCGGTTATGAGGTGCTGACCGCGGGCACCGGTGCGGCGGCCTTGCGGATAGCCGCCGACAAACACCCCGACGTGGTCATTCTCGATCTCGGACTGCCCGACCTCGACGGGATCGAGGTGCTCGCCGGACTACGTGGCTGGACCTCGACTCCGGTGATCGTGTTGTCGGCCCGCACCGACTCGGCCGACAAGGTGGAGGCGCTGGACGCGGGCGCCGACGACTACGTGACCAAACCCTTCGGCATGGACGAACTGCTCGCCCGGCTCCGGGCGGCGGTGCGGCGCGGCGCCGGCGATCCGGGTACACACGAACCCGTGGTCGAGACCGCGTCGTTCACCGTCGACCTGGCTATGAAGAAGGTCACCAAGAACGGTGCGGCCGTGCATCTGACGCCGACGGAGTGGGGCATGCTCGAGATGCTGGTCCGCAATCGCGGCAAGCTGGTCGGGCGCAAGGAGTTGCTGCGCGAGGTGTGGGGTCCGGCGTATGCCACCGAAACCCATTATCTGCGGGTGTATCTGGCGCAGCTGCGGCGCAAACTCGAGGACGATCCCGCGCGGCCCAAGCATTTGCTGACCGAGGCGGGCATGGGGTACCGGTTTCAGGAATAGGAATGTGTCAGTTTTGCCCGACGTTGCCAGGCATGCACTGCAAGATCTGATCGAGATGGCAGGATCGTGACCATGGTTGACGAAAACCCGACCACCCTGTGGGTCGAGCGCACAGGTACCCGGGCCTACACCGGCCGCAGCTCGCGCGGCGCGGAAGTGCTGATCGCGAGCCAGGGCGTGCCCGGTGCCTTCACCCCGGGTGAGTTGCTGAAGATCG from Nocardia goodfellowii carries:
- the kdpA gene encoding potassium-transporting ATPase subunit KdpA, producing the protein MNTTTAGIVFLASLVLALALVHRPLGDYMYRVYNGDKHSRFERVIFRMIGVQPEVEQTWPVYARSVLAFSAISVFFLYFFLLLQGHLPWHLDDPGTPMTAALAWNTAVSFVTNTNWQNYAGESTLGHLVQMAGLAVQNFVSAAVGMSVAMALVRGFARHRTGDLGNFWVDLVRGTLRILLPIAFVSALVLVAGGVVQNFQLHDQVAQTLGGATQTIPGGPVASQEVIKELGTNGGGFYNTNSAHPFENPNTWTNWLEIFLLLVISFSLPRTFGRMVGSPKQGYAIVAVMGTLALLSVTLLSVFQSQHHGTVPTAIGASMEGVEQRFGVANSAAFASATTLTSTGAVNSFHDSYTSLGGMMTMFNMQLGEIAPGGVGSGLYGMLILAVITVFLAGLMVGRTPEFLGKKITPREIKLAASYFLISPLIVLVGTAIAMAMPGQRAAMLNSGPHGLSEVLYAFTSAANNNGSAFAGLSGNTDWYNTALGLAMAFGRFLPVLFVLALAGSLARQGHTPASIGTLPTHRPQFVGLVVGVTFILVALTFLPALALGPLAEGIH
- a CDS encoding potassium-transporting ATPase subunit F; this encodes MIANLIGLILAIGVALYMVAALLFPERF
- a CDS encoding potassium-transporting ATPase → MSVVVFTVLTVAVFALLGLIQRGVERL
- a CDS encoding sensor histidine kinase, coding for MKRGQLRIYLGAAPGVGKTFAMLGEAHRRLERGADVVAAIVETHGRCKTAALLEGLERIPPKLVTYRGTELPELDVEAVLARRPGVVLVDELAHTNAPGSAHDKRWQDVEDLLAAGIDVISTVNVQHLESLNDVVEQITGIQQRETVPDSVVRGADQVELVDITPEALRRRLSHGNVYRADKIDAALRNYFRPGNLTALRELALLWLADQVDAALAKYRADHKITELWEARERVVVAVTGGVESETVVRRAGRIATKSSADLVLVHVVRGDGLAGVSTERLNRLRELARSLNASLHTVTGTDVPTALLEFAREVNATQLVLGTSRRSRWARIFDEGIGSAVVQRSGKIDVHMVTHEQANSGVRRSSLRPRLPVLAWAGALLIPGSVCALGLTLLDRHLELGGISALFFVGVLAVALLGGVVPAVLSALLSGLLLNWFFTTPRYSLAISEPDNFVTVVVLLMVAVAVAALVDLGAKRTLQARKASRQAELLTMFAGAVLHGADLPKLLEQVRESFGQRAVSLRDGDQVLARVGEQPPLEVADADTAIEAGDGSSLLLLSGRSIESGDRPVLNAVANQAAGLVRQSRLAEEAGAAAALLAADRLRRALLSAVSHDLRTPLAGAKAAVSSLRSDDIEFSTEDTAELLETIEESVDQLTALVGNLLDSSRLAVGVVTPRLRQVYLDEVVHRALVSVGMGARGLRRAAMDRVRVEVGEVAVRADAGLLERVLANLIDNAVRHAPRDSSVRVTAEVTGDRVSIAVVDTGPGIAPGSEEQLFEPFQRLGDRDNTTGVGLGLAVVRGFVEAMGGTVHAEPTPGGGLTMLVDLAADERAAAGGTGAAVGFREDAVRAALTPLRTGETGPIPVPGPDDRATGNRQ
- a CDS encoding response regulator, with the translated sequence MTDKMPATKVLVVDDEPQIVRALRINLSVRGYEVLTAGTGAAALRIAADKHPDVVILDLGLPDLDGIEVLAGLRGWTSTPVIVLSARTDSADKVEALDAGADDYVTKPFGMDELLARLRAAVRRGAGDPGTHEPVVETASFTVDLAMKKVTKNGAAVHLTPTEWGMLEMLVRNRGKLVGRKELLREVWGPAYATETHYLRVYLAQLRRKLEDDPARPKHLLTEAGMGYRFQE